Proteins from one Malaya genurostris strain Urasoe2022 chromosome 2, Malgen_1.1, whole genome shotgun sequence genomic window:
- the LOC131429541 gene encoding homogentisate 1,2-dioxygenase, with protein sequence MPEYKYLSGFGSHFSSEDPRCPNSLPEGQNSPQKCAYGLYAEQLSGSAFTAPRIENTRSWLYRIRPSVIHQPFESYNVAPFLTGNWDEQHPNPNQMRWNPFDVPADTNEKVDFVAGLHTVCGAGDVRSRHGLAIHMFLCNTSMQDSAFYNSDGDMLIVPQKGPLDITTEFGKLFIQPNEICVIPQGIRFNVSVEGPTRGYILEVYDGHFKLPDLGPIGANGLANQRDFLSPTAWYEDRAVSGFKIVSKYQGALFVATQNHSPFDVVAWHGNYVPYKYDLAKFMVINSVSFDHCDPSIFTVLTCPSTRYGTAIADFVIFPPRWSVQEHTFRPPYYHRNCMSEFMGLILGRYEAKEGGFLPGGASLHSMMTPHGPDRQCFEGASSAVLKPERIADGTQAFMFESSLSMAVTKWGEETCQKLDAKYYECWQSLEKKFKI encoded by the exons ATGCCGGAGTATAAG TACCTTTCCGGATTCGGTTCCCACTTTTCTTCGGAGGACCCTCGCTGCCCCAACTCTCTTCCCGAAGGCCAAAATTCACCCCAAAAATGTGCCTATGGGCTCTACGCTGAACAACTTTCCGGCAGTGCATTTACTGCTCCCCGAATCGAGAACACTCGCAGTTGGCTGTACAGGATTCGTCCATCGGTCATCCATCAACCTTTCGAAAGCTACAATGTGGCTCCATTTCTCACTGGAAACTGGGATGAACAGCATCCTAACCCAAATCAAATGCGTTGGAATCCGTTTGATGTTCCTGCAGACACCAACGAGAAAGTGGATTTCGTAGCGGGACTGCATACCGTTTGTGGTGCTGGAGATGTTCGTAGTCGACACGGTCTGGCGATCCACATGTTTTTATGCAACACGTCAATGCAGGACTCAGCATTCTACAACAGTGATGGAGACATGTTGATTG ttcctCAGAAAGGACCACTAGACATAACCACTGAGTTTGGAAAGCTATTCATTCAACCGAACGAAATTTGTGTCATTCCACAAGGAATTCGATTTAACGTATCTGTGGAAGGCCCAACGCGGGGCTACATCTTGGAAGTTTACGATGGACACTTCAAGTTGCCTGATCTGGGTCCAATTGGAGCAAACGGACTTGCCAATCAGCGAGACTTCCTCTCACCGACAGCTTGGTATGAAGATCGTGCCGTCAGTGGATTCAAGATAGTATCCAAATACCAAGGAGCTTTGTTTGTGGCCACTCAAAACCATTCGCCGTTTGATGTAGTAGCGTGGCATGGCAATTACGTACCGTACAAATATGATCTAGCCAAGTTTATGGTCATCAACTCGGTTAGTTTTGATCACTGCGATCCGAGCATTTTCACTGTGCTGACTTGTCCCAGTACTCGTTACGGAACAGCGATTGCCGATTTTGTCATTTTTCCACCCAGATGGTCCGTCCAGGAACATACATTCAGACCACCGTACTATCATC GCAACTGCATGAGCGAATTCATGGGTCTAATCTTGGGTCGGTACGAGGCGAAGGAGGGCGGCTTTCTACCGGGCGGGGCCTCGCTACATTCCATGATGACCCCACACGGACCGGATCGGCAGTGTTTCGAAGGAGCATCGAGTGCCGTTCTGAAACCGGAACGTATTGCGGATGGAACCCAGGCGTTCATGTTTGAATCGTCCCTCAGTATGGCCGTTACCAAGTGGGGCGAAGAAACGTGCCAAAAGCTGGACGCGAAGTACTACGAGTGCTGGCAATCGCTCGAAAAAAAGTTCAAGATCTAA